The DNA segment GCCGCAGCGTCGCGTCGTAGCTCTCGCGGATCACAAACTCCTTCTTGTCCAGCGGAAGCTGGGAGTAGTGAAGGTTGGCGTGAAAGATGAAAATGTAGTCCATGGACGGTACTCCAGAATGGGGGTTAGAGTTCCAGTGTCACCTTGGCTTGTTTGGCTGCTTTCAGCAGGGCGGCCAGGGAGCGTTTCATGCCTTCGAAGGGGTTTGGGCCTTCGTATTCGACCATGATGTATCCGTCGTAACCGATCTCGGCGAGGGTTTTGAGAATGGCGGAAAAATCGATGGGGCCTTCGCCGATGGCGGCGTATTCCTTCTGGCCGTCGCGTTCGATCACGTCCTTGAGGTGAACGTGGTTGATGTGGGTCTTGACGGCTTGGAGGCCGCGGAGGGCGTCTTCGCCCATGATCTGGTAGTTGCCGCTGTCGTAGGTGACGCCGAAGTTCTTCCTTTTGACGGCGCGGCAGACGCGGCGGGACTCAGGGCCGGTTTCGGAGAAAAGGCCGTGGTTTTCGAAGGCGAGCTTCAGGTCGTACTGCGCAGCGTAGTCGGCCAGTTCGGTAAAAGCGTCGACGACCTGACGGAATTTCTGATCCCGCTGTTTGGCATCCTTGGGCTTATCCCAGCCGTCGTGGAAGACCAGGACGGGCGCACCGAGCAAAACAGCTACGTCGGCGGCGCGCTTGAGTTCCTCGAGCATCTGGCGGCGGCGGGTTTTTTCAGGGACGGTGAAATCACTGCCCGGATGCAGC comes from the Phycisphaerae bacterium genome and includes:
- a CDS encoding sugar phosphate isomerase/epimerase — encoded protein: MKLCVGSWAFRHMEVEDYVPKLAKMGFTAIEFGTEKKLCEQIDLYRDVGYYARRKQFLRDLGMRLASLHPGSDFTVPEKTRRRQMLEELKRAADVAVLLGAPVLVFHDGWDKPKDAKQRDQKFRQVVDAFTELADYAAQYDLKLAFENHGLFSETGPESRRVCRAVKRKNFGVTYDSGNYQIMGEDALRGLQAVKTHINHVHLKDVIERDGQKEYAAIGEGPIDFSAILKTLAEIGYDGYIMVEYEGPNPFEGMKRSLAALLKAAKQAKVTLEL